In Dysidea avara chromosome 3, odDysAvar1.4, whole genome shotgun sequence, a single window of DNA contains:
- the LOC136251138 gene encoding gamma-aminobutyric acid type B receptor subunit 2-like isoform X2, whose amino-acid sequence MTSLQNVRRDSREGQLSDVSITTLNLFYGKNIRLKISAASSSPRLSNSNIFPLFLRTVSSDAEIAVGITAAMKEFGWSRVALITQSENIFTFFSTEFKIHLNEVNLQLLEEVTFNTDESVELVVRELRNSPARIIFLNMYQEYAIRVMCEALKHNMAHPTHAWMFFNWYPDNWWFDNSCTKNDTEKKMAIEDILSTSLIFDHYPRIDENDKDKMNVGNISFKEFVSYHNEAFPKLGRNASSQLEDSAYMFDAVWAVALALNNTDADLLNFTYDGEKAINISQSIYQELINVEFFGLTGNVSFRDNGDRPGKVRVLQYRWSNGNLTKVQFGTVEKGSLVFDDNESVTTVFTDDIVDDEEHFYISLPLFVVYTMLSLLGVLFSIICLVFNLWFRKQKLVKLGSPYVNVMIIAGAVIFYITVIFFGVDENVASSSTVDHLCQTKVWLVAIGFSLLFGTIFAKTWRIYFIFNYIKPKTKLEMKDIYLFAIVGVLILVDIVILIPPTAVSSAILRREQEEVEGEDAGDLPGIIGVCRSDNSLPWITVLLAYKGLVLLAGLFLAFETRKVKIRSLNESRFVAMSVYGAVTASIALTPIGFLLNDFPNIQYGIMGIMLLFVTTLILGLVFVSKMYKVYRDPEGANYLEQSHSNVSSTTKTTVKFSEDDYKKRIEDLNFEIKGLTKELEMFKSHQDTTTLQEHKMKTMSGDEEVNGNASPLETHL is encoded by the exons ATTTCAGCAGCATCTTCATCACCTCGTCTTTCTAATTCCAACATATTTCCACTATTCCTAAGAACAGTGTCAAGTGATGCAGAAATTGCTGTAGGAATAACAGCAGCCATGAAGGAATTTGGATGGTCCAGAGTTGCTTTAATAACACAATCGGAGAATATCTTTACATTT ttttctacagaatttaaaattcACCTTAATGAGGTAAACTTGCAGctattagaagaagttacattcaACACAGATGAGAGTGTTGAGTTGGTTGTGAGGGAATTGAGG AATTCTCCAGCCCGGATTATATTTTTAAACATGTATCAAGAATATGCAATAAGAGTTATGTGTGAG GCACTCAAACATAATATGGCTCACCCTACACATGCGTGGATGTTTTTCAACTGGTACCCAGATAACTGGTGGTTTGACAATAGCTGTACAAAAAATGACACAGAGAAAAAAATGGCTATAGAAGACATCTTGTCAACTTCACTCATATTTGATCACTATCCCAGAATTGATGAGAATGATAAGGATAAAATGAACGTGGGAAATATA AGCTTCAAGGAATTTGTATCGTATCATAATGAGGCATTTCCAAAGTTAGGACGTAATGCTTCTTCTCAACTAGAAGACAGTGCATACATGTTTGATGCAGTATGGGCAGTAGCACTAGCTCTGAACAATACTGATGCAGATTTACTCAACTTTACGTATGATGGTGAAAAGGCAATTAATATTTCTCAAAGTATATATCAGGAATTAATAAACGTGGAATTTTTTGGATTAACT GGTAATGTTTCATTTCGTGACAATGGTGACAGACCTGGAAAAGTTCGTGTGCTACAATATAGATGGA GTAATGGTAACTTGACCAAAGTACAATTTGGGACAGTGGAAAAGGGAAGTCTAGTATTTGATGACAATGAAAGTGTGACTACAGTTTTTACAG ATGATATTGTAGATGATGAAGAACACTTTTACATTTCTTTGCCATTATTTGTGGTCTACACCATGTTATCTCTACTGGGAGTGTTGTTTTCCATCATTTGTTTGGTTTTCAATCTGTGGTTCAGAAAGCAAAA GCTGGTGAAACTGGGTAGCCCATATGTCAATGTGATGATTATAGCTGGAGCAGttatattttacataacagtgaTTTTTTTTGGAGTGGATGAAAATGTGGCATCATCTTCAACAGTAGATCACCTGTGTCAGACAAAAGTCTGGTTGGTGGCAATTGGATTTAGTTTATTGTTTGGGACAATCTTTGCCAAAACATGGAGGATATATTTTATCTTTAATTATATTAAACCAAAAACTAAATTG GAAATGAAAGACATTTACTTGTTTGCAATTGTCGGAGTACTAATTCTAGTAGATATTGTAATACTGATCCCACCAACAGCAGTGTCTAGTGCCATCTTGAGAAGGGAACAAGAAGAAGTTGAAGGAGAAGAT GCTGGTGATCTGCCTGGAATAATTGGAGTTTGCAGATCAGACAATTCGCTGCCTTGGATAACAGTCTTATTAGCATACAAAGGATTAGTGCTGCTAGCTGGACTGTTTCTGGCCTTTGAGACACGTAAAGTAAAAATCAGATCTTTAAATGAGTCTCGATTTGTGGCAATGTCAGTTTATGGAGCGGTAACAGCTTCAATAGCTCTCACACCAATTGGATTTTTGCTAAATGATTTTCCAAATATACAATATGGGATAATGGGAATTATGTTGCTGTTTGTTACAACTTTAATATTGGGTTTGGTATTTGTTTCAAAG ATGTACAAGGTGTATCGTGATCCAGAAGGAGCAAACTATCTAGAGCAAAGTCATAGCAATGTTAGCAGTACTACCAAAACTACTGTTAAGTTTTCTGAAGATGATTATAAGAAAAGAATAGAAGATCTCAATTTTGAAATTAAAGGACTCACTAAAGAATTGGAAATG TTCAAGTCTCACCAGGACACAACTACCCTGCAAGAACATAAGATGAAAACAATGTCAGGAGACGAAGAGGTCAACGGAAATGCGTCGCCACTAGAAACACACCTCTAA